The Nymphaea colorata isolate Beijing-Zhang1983 chromosome 5, ASM883128v2, whole genome shotgun sequence DNA segment CCCTGcacttatgcttcttctgtgcCGCCCACGGATAGTGAGCCTCCTGATGACTGTGAATTGCTGTCTGACGTGCTTCTGAACTATATAAGAGAGATGCTAATGGATGAGAATGTCGAGGAACAAAGTTATGTGTATGAAGAAAATTCTGCTCTTCAAGCTGCTGAGAAACCTTTCTATGATATACTTGGTGAAAAGTATCCACCATATCCTGATCATCACCCGCTGTACCAAGGTGATGGTCCAGAGAGCCCTGATGATGGTAGCTGTTCAACCGCGGATGCCACAAATAGCCATCAAGCTGGTAGTCATATCAGtggcggcagcagcagcagcagtggGAGCGATTCTCACTGGACACCTGATCATGTTGCATATCCCCACCCGAATGAGTTGGTTTCCCCTGTTTCTACTCTCTCATTAAATTACTCGGGCAAGTCATCTTTTAACTCCCCGTTGGGTAGCAGACTTGATGAAGTAGAAGGGTGCAGGGAGACCTTGGTAGAAAATTTTCGGCTTCCTGACTTCTTTGATGAGTCTCATGTTTGGCAATTTAGAAAAGGAATGGAGGAAGCAAGCAAATTCCTTCCAAATGGTAGCATATCATTCAACCTTCAAATGAATGGATTACCTCCAGACTCTAAGCTGGAAGTGAAGGAAGTTCTTCCCAATGGTAACTTTGTGATTGACACAGAAAACAATGTGTCGGTCCAAGAATCAAAAGCTGGCGGAAAGTTTACTTCCAACAGAACCTCGATGGTTAATCCTAACAGTAGTAAGCAGGAGTTCGAAAAAGATGTAACCAAGTGTCTTCCCAATGGTAATGCGGTGGTTAATCTAGAAAACAATGCATTACCTAGAGCTGCAAAACTGGAAGCCAATAATTTTCTGCCAAATGGTAATGTGGTACTCAACCAAGAAGACAATGCATCGCCTAGAGTTTCAAAGCAGGAAGCAAATAATTTTCTACCAAATGGTAATTTGTTACTCAACCTGGAAAAGCAAGAGGCAGTGCATGATTTGAAGCTGGGTATTAACAACATCAACATCAAAGTGGAGAAAAGGGATGAAAGGGAGTCCTTGATCGTGAAATCTACAGATGATAATGATCAGAATGGATTTAGAGGGCATAAGAACCCTCACAGTGAAGACTCAGAATTAGAAGTGGGAAGGAGTAACAAGCACTCAGCAATCAGCTTCTCTTCAGATACTATTCGGTCAGAAATGTTTGACCAGGTCCTGTTATGTAGAAAAGGTAAATGCGTTGAGTTGGTAACCAATCTTCGAGAAGCTATGCAGAATAGCTTGGGTAAAAATGTGCAGAATGGGCATTCAAAAGGATCTAGTGGCACAAAGTCTCGTGGTAAAAGGCAGGGCAAAAGGGAAGTTGTGGACCTAAGGGCTCTCCTTATTCATTGTGCTCAAGCTGTAGCCACAGACGATCGTCGAAGTGCAAATGAGCTTTTAAGACAAATCCGGCAGCATTCTTCCCCTTATGGTGATGGTACACAGCGATTAGCTCATTGCTTTGCAGAAAGCTTAGAAGCACGTTTATCTGGTACAGGAGGCAATATCTATTATAACCTGAAAACTAAAAGAAATTCGGCTGCCAGCATCTTGAAAGCACACCAATTATATCTAGCTGCTTGCCCTTTCAAGAGGATCTCTCATTACCTATCGAACCAGACTACCTTGAATGTCGCTGAGAATGCAACCAAGCTGCATATCATTGATTTTGGTATCCTATATGGGTTTCAGTGGCCAAGCTTCATCCAGCGTCTTTCAGCAAGGCCTGGTGGTCCTCCAAGACTTCGTATAACAGGAATTGATTTTCCTCAACCTGGTTTCAAGCCTGCTGAAAGGATTGAGGAGACTGGGTGTCGATTATCAGAATATGCCCGCATGTTCAATGTCCCATTTCAGTATAAGGCAATAGCATCCAAGTGGGAGAATGTTGAAATTGAGGACCTTGATTTGGATGATGGTGAGGTCTTGGTTGTCAATTGCTTGTATAGAATGAGAAATCTGCCTGATGAGACTGTATCTGTAGATTGTCCAAGGGACATAGTGCTCAACAAGATCAGGAAGATGAACCCAAAAGTTTTTATCCTTGGCATAATTAATGGAGCATATAGCGCTCCTTTCTTCACAACACGATTCCGTGAGGCACTATTCCAGTACTCTGCATTTTTTGATATGCTTGAGACTAACACTCCCCGGGATCATCCTGAAAGGATTCTGATAGAAAGAGAAATATTTGGCCGAGAGGTCTTGAACATCGTTGCATGTGAGGGCTCAGAGAGGATTGAGAGGCCAGAGGTCTACAAACAGTGGCAGGTTCGAAATCAGAGAGCTGGATTTGTGCAACTCCCTTTGAACCAGGATATAATGCAGAAATCAAGGGAAAAAGTAAAGCATATATACCACAAGGATTTCATGGTTGATGAGGACAGTCAGTGGTTGCTGCAGGGCTGGAAAGGAAGGATACTACAGGCTCTCTCTACATGGGCGCCCAGCAAGAACCGTCATGACTACTAAGCCTTTCTTAAGTTTCTTTTACTGGagccttctttctttcatttcttgcaaGATATTATATCCATGAGATGTACCTGAAACGTAAGGATATATGCGTTGAATTCTGCATAAATATTGAAGATGACGTAGGCCTTGCTAGAGGGTAAGATGTAGATAAATTTTGCAAAATCGACCTCTCCAGTTTTGTGGTTGCGATATGGAAAAGGTGGCATGCATAAGGATGGGAGAGGAGGGGATGAGTGCCACCAGTTTTGAGCTTGACAAAGCAAGAGAGGTACTTATGTTGTCCCTTTTTTGTGGTTCTTATGTATTTAAACAATTTACTTTTATTGTTGCTATCAAAATGTCTTTTGCTGCTATTCTGTTTAACTACTATGGTGCATTTAAGGATGACAAATTATGAAGAGTTGTAAATGAGGCCTATGAAGGCTCATGTACAGTAGTTCGAGGTCATTAGTCTCTTTGGTGcttgttgctctctctctttctccccccaTTCTTTGATGAAATTTCGTTGTATAAAAATGTGCGTATGTTATGCAGGATAGGGCTGGTGAGAAGAGAAACCTAAGCCACTATGTTTCAATTTCTGAGTTCTAAAGCCCAGGACCTTGAAATGAGGGCAGTCGACAGGGAACCACTGGGATAACGTTAAGGTGTCTGCAACGTTCTGGTCTTTTAGAACTTTTCCCGCCAAGGgaaagagagcaagagagagagagagagatcatgaaTTTATAGTGTAGTTCATATTTAATAAAGCATCCCTTTATTTATACATTAAGGTTGAATTACTCAAAGCAGGTAACATGCTCAATAAATATGGCAGGAATGCCGTCGATTGAATTCCTTTTCCTGTTATGTATTGCTCCCTAGGAGTAGTCTGCATTGAATGCTCTGTTGATTAGGGATTTGGCACATCTTGTTTGTGGAGCTGCTAGGTTCAGCAGTTGGTTTTTCTTTCGTATGGTCTGATGCTCTATGTCCTCCtgttcccccccccccccccctctctctctctctctctctctctctctctctctctctctctttggggCTTTGCTGTGTTTATCctattttttggcaataaaagtTGGGACCTTACCCCTTTATTGGCAATTACTTACGTTTTCTGGACCATCTCTGAGATGCATCCATGCTGATGGAGGAAGTTTTTAAGGTGGTGCATACACAGGAACAAGCATTTCCTTTGCCCTTTCCCTGCTTGCTCAAGAAATTGAATGGTGTGTTCCTATTTGCCATAGGATCAAAGACAGCCCATGTTAAAAGAATCAACTTCTTAATCGAATTTTGAAATGGAACCATTTCTAGGCCATCATACCTATGCATTGTTAGCGCGTGTGCCAGAAATTCTTTTGCCATCTTTTGGCTAAATCTGAGCCATGGATAATTCCAGTATAGACCATTTTCTGAGAAATGTCATTTTAATGCATTCTGTatcaggaaaagagaaaatatctCAGCCCATGAAATTTCTGACATTTGTGAACAGTTGATTCTGAATcttcaaaaaacaaattgaCCTGACTTGAACAGGTAATAAGAGAATTATTTATTTAAGCATTCAACAAATAGATCGCACTTGCACGGCTAACTTTAGTTAGAAGTGAAAATAAAACTTCTCCGGTGCACTTGTCATTCACATGAATGCTTCACGTGCACACACGGCCGTGGTGCTTGAGCGTGAACTTGGCCTTGACGCGCATTTATCTCCAATATTCTTCATTCTGAAGAATACCATCCATCGGTCTTTACTGAATCAGAGAAACTTCGGTCTTTACTGAATCAGAGAAACTTAAGTGTCTGATACATCTGAATATTATCATGGATTTTCCATTCCAGATGAACAGAAGAAGGCATAGCCGCATAggtgaaattttcatttattccCTAGCATTCTCTAAACGGAGGTGCTTTGGGTGCTTGAGGTCctttcttcaaaccaaatgaatttgaaaGACATGCTGCATTTGGTGTTGTTCTGACCATCTTCTTCTTGCCGTACATTGATTTCCAAGAGTCCTTTTTCCTCTATGTGTAGACAAATGCTTTTTGGTTCGCAATCCTTTCTATTACTTCTTCGTGTTTCCTTCCAAACATTCaatgtccttt contains these protein-coding regions:
- the LOC116254321 gene encoding scarecrow-like protein 9, with the translated sequence MDPLEDLSIFMNGFKVEETFQDVPLILSDPPPSNFPAPPCTYASSVPPTDSEPPDDCELLSDVLLNYIREMLMDENVEEQSYVYEENSALQAAEKPFYDILGEKYPPYPDHHPLYQGDGPESPDDGSCSTADATNSHQAGSHISGGSSSSSGSDSHWTPDHVAYPHPNELVSPVSTLSLNYSGKSSFNSPLGSRLDEVEGCRETLVENFRLPDFFDESHVWQFRKGMEEASKFLPNGSISFNLQMNGLPPDSKLEVKEVLPNGNFVIDTENNVSVQESKAGGKFTSNRTSMVNPNSSKQEFEKDVTKCLPNGNAVVNLENNALPRAAKLEANNFLPNGNVVLNQEDNASPRVSKQEANNFLPNGNLLLNLEKQEAVHDLKLGINNINIKVEKRDERESLIVKSTDDNDQNGFRGHKNPHSEDSELEVGRSNKHSAISFSSDTIRSEMFDQVLLCRKGKCVELVTNLREAMQNSLGKNVQNGHSKGSSGTKSRGKRQGKREVVDLRALLIHCAQAVATDDRRSANELLRQIRQHSSPYGDGTQRLAHCFAESLEARLSGTGGNIYYNLKTKRNSAASILKAHQLYLAACPFKRISHYLSNQTTLNVAENATKLHIIDFGILYGFQWPSFIQRLSARPGGPPRLRITGIDFPQPGFKPAERIEETGCRLSEYARMFNVPFQYKAIASKWENVEIEDLDLDDGEVLVVNCLYRMRNLPDETVSVDCPRDIVLNKIRKMNPKVFILGIINGAYSAPFFTTRFREALFQYSAFFDMLETNTPRDHPERILIEREIFGREVLNIVACEGSERIERPEVYKQWQVRNQRAGFVQLPLNQDIMQKSREKVKHIYHKDFMVDEDSQWLLQGWKGRILQALSTWAPSKNRHDY